From Cytophagia bacterium CHB2, a single genomic window includes:
- a CDS encoding GMC family oxidoreductase — MASANHYDVIIIGSGAGGGTLAYQLAPSGKKVLILERGNYVPREKDNWSTRAVNVQAKYNTKEEWKDKDGKALHPHTNYYVGGNTKFYGAALFRLRKEDFGELKHHGGLSPAWPVSYDEMEPYYTKAEHLYHVHGERGVDPTEPWASAPYLYPKVSHEPRIQKLHDDLVRLGHQPFHVPLGIMLNEQDRLRSHCIRCDTCDGHPCLIYAKADAQVVCVDPALKHPNVSLLTDAYVSRLETNATGREVTQVHVERNGAKETYSADVVVVSCGAINSAGLLLRSANDKHPRGLANGSDVVGRHYMGHINSIVLAISQHPNSSIFQKTLALNDFYFKSKEWDFPMGLISFVGKLDGTTLSAGAPPFVPGLTLDFMAKHSLDFWLTSEDLPDPSNRVTLDRNGNVMLAYSPNNEEGHKRLQAKLKSLLRQIEGMEHIIPLQRFLGQRIPLAGVAHQNGTIRFGNDPRTSALAPHCKAHEVDNLYVVDASFFPSSGAVNPALTIMANALRVGDHLLQRLK; from the coding sequence ATGGCCAGTGCCAATCATTATGACGTGATCATTATCGGCAGCGGCGCGGGCGGCGGCACGCTTGCCTATCAGCTCGCGCCCTCCGGCAAAAAGGTTTTGATATTGGAGCGCGGCAACTACGTGCCGCGCGAAAAGGACAATTGGAGCACACGCGCGGTCAACGTGCAAGCCAAGTACAACACCAAAGAAGAGTGGAAAGACAAGGATGGCAAAGCCTTGCATCCTCACACCAATTATTATGTCGGCGGCAATACCAAGTTTTACGGCGCGGCTTTATTTCGCTTGCGTAAAGAAGATTTCGGCGAGCTGAAGCATCACGGCGGCCTCTCGCCGGCCTGGCCGGTTTCCTATGATGAGATGGAGCCGTATTACACCAAAGCCGAGCATCTTTATCATGTACACGGCGAACGCGGTGTCGATCCCACCGAGCCGTGGGCAAGTGCACCGTATCTTTATCCCAAAGTCAGCCACGAGCCGCGCATTCAAAAGCTGCACGATGATCTCGTCCGACTCGGGCACCAGCCGTTTCACGTGCCGCTCGGCATTATGCTGAACGAGCAGGATCGTTTGCGCAGTCATTGCATTCGTTGCGATACATGCGATGGCCATCCTTGTTTGATTTACGCCAAGGCCGATGCGCAAGTGGTGTGTGTCGATCCCGCGCTCAAGCATCCTAACGTTTCTCTGCTCACGGATGCATACGTCTCTCGCCTCGAAACCAACGCCACGGGACGCGAAGTGACGCAGGTTCACGTCGAGCGCAATGGCGCGAAAGAAACGTATTCGGCAGATGTCGTTGTCGTGTCGTGCGGCGCGATCAACTCCGCCGGGTTGCTGCTGCGTTCTGCAAATGACAAACATCCGCGCGGCCTGGCCAACGGCTCGGACGTGGTGGGTCGGCACTATATGGGCCACATCAACTCTATTGTGCTGGCAATTTCGCAGCATCCCAATTCGTCAATCTTTCAAAAGACGCTCGCACTCAATGATTTTTATTTCAAGTCGAAGGAATGGGATTTCCCCATGGGCCTCATTTCCTTCGTCGGCAAACTTGACGGCACCACGCTCTCCGCCGGCGCGCCGCCATTTGTGCCCGGCTTGACGCTCGACTTTATGGCAAAGCACTCGCTCGATTTCTGGCTGACCTCCGAAGACCTGCCCGATCCCAGCAATCGCGTGACATTGGATCGCAACGGCAATGTCATGCTGGCTTATTCACCAAACAATGAAGAAGGCCACAAGCGCTTGCAAGCAAAACTCAAAAGCCTGTTGCGGCAAATTGAAGGCATGGAGCATATCATTCCGCTGCAACGCTTCCTGGGACAACGCATCCCGCTGGCAGGCGTCGCGCATCAAAACGGCACGATTCGTTTTGGCAATGATCCCCGGACTTCCGCGCTCGCCCCCCACTGCAAGGCGCATGAAGTCGACAATCTCTACGTTGTCGATGCCAGCTTCTTTCCCTCCAGTGGCGCGGTGAATCCGGCGTTGACCATCATGGCTAACGCGCTGCGGGTGGGAGATCACTTATTGCAAAGGTTGAAATGA